From the genome of Oncorhynchus clarkii lewisi isolate Uvic-CL-2024 chromosome 11, UVic_Ocla_1.0, whole genome shotgun sequence, one region includes:
- the LOC139420505 gene encoding uncharacterized protein, which yields MLSASTHSPHRLPFSSPAASNQQPVVNSQQPATSSQQPSASIQKPAARNQLSAASNQQPAASSQKPALSSQQPAARNQQPATSSQKPAARNQQPAASNQKPAARNQQPATSNQQPATSSQKPAARNQQPAARNQQPAARNQQPETSNQQPATRNQQPAARNQQPAARNQQPDTSCQQPAARNQQPAASSQKPAARNKQTTTSNHQPAARNQHPALGQIREWRGGGRCVEPRLHLNE from the coding sequence ATGCTTTCAGCCTCCACTCACTCACCACACAGGCTCCCATTCAGTAGCCCAGCAGCCAGCAACCAGCAACCAGTAGTCAACAGCCAGCAGCCAGCAACCAGCAGCCAGCAACCTTCAGCTAGCATCCAGAAACCAGCAGCCAGAAACCAGCTCTCAGCAGCCAGCAaccagcagccagcagccagcagccagaAACCAGCTCTCAGCAGCCAGCAACCAGCAGCCAGAAACCAGCAGCCAGCAACCAGCAGCCAGAAACCAGCAGCCAGAAaccagcagccagcagccagcaACCAGAAACCAGCAGCCAGAAACCAGCAGCCAGCAACCAGCAACCAGCAACCAGCAACCAGCAGCCAGAAACCAGCAGCCAGAAACCAGCAACCAGCAGCCAGAAACCAGCAACCAGCAGCCAGAAACCAGCAGCCAGAAACCAGCAACCAGCAACCAGCAACCAGAAACCAGCAACCAGCAGCCAGAAACCAGCAACCAGCAGCCAGAAACCAGCAGCCAGACACCAGCTGCCAGCAACCAGCAGCCAGAAACCAGCAaccagcagccagcagccagaAACCAGCAGCCAGAAACAAGCAAACAACAACCAGCAACCATCAACCAGCAGCCAGAAACCAGCATCCAGCATTAGGACAGATAAGAGAGTGGCGGGGAGGAGGAAGATGTGTCGAACCCAGATTACATCTCAATGAATAG